The following is a genomic window from Pseudomonas sp. FP2335.
GATCTCCGGCGCATCGAAGAAGCAACGGCCAACGGCGCCTTGCTCGTCGACTTCGTCGATCAACACTTCGATTTCCTTGCCGATGCGCAGTTGCAGGCGCGCCGAGCTGATCGCCTGCTGGTGCGCCATGAAGCGCTCCCAACGGTCTTGCTTGACGTCGTCCGGCACCACGGCCAGGTCCAGCAGGTTGGCCGGGGCGCCTTCCACCGGCGAGTACTGGAAGCAGCCTACGCGGTCCAGTTGCGCTTCGGTCAGCCAGTCCAGCAGGTACTGGAAGTCTTCTTCGGTTTCGCCAGGGAAGCCGACGATGAAGGTGGAACGGATGATCAGCTCCGGGCAGATCTCGCGCCAGTTCTTGATACGCGCCAGGGTCTTGTCTTCGAAGGCCGGGCGTTTCATGGCTTTCAGGACTTTCGGGCTGGCGTGCTGGAACGGGATGTCCAGGTACGGCAGGATCTTGCCGGCGGCCATCAGCGGGATCAGCTCGTCCACGTGCGGGTACGGGTAAACGTAGTGCAGGCGCACCCACACACCCAGGCTGCTCAAGGCTTCGCACAGTTCGGTCATGCGGGTTTTCACCGGCGCGCCGTTCCAGAAACCGGTGCGGTACTTCACGTCGACGCCGTAGGCGCTGGTGTCCTGGGAGATCACCAACAGCTCTTTCACGCCAGATTTGACCAGGCGTTGGGCCTCGTCCAGCACATCACCGACCGGACGGCTGACCAACTTGCCGCGCATCGACGGGATGATGCAGAAGCTGCAACTGTGGTTGCAGCCTTCGGAAATCTTCAGGTACGCATAGTGACGCGGGGTCAGCTTGATGCCCTGTGGCGGTACCAGGTCGATCAACGGATTGTGATCCTGGCGCGGCGGCACCACCTCGTGCACGGCGTTGACCACCTGCTCATACTGCTGCGGACCGGTCACGGCCAGCACGCTCGGGTGCACGTTGCGGATATTGCCTTCTTCCACGCCCATGCAGCCGGTCACGATAACCTTGCCGTTTTCCTTGATGGCTTCGCCGATCACTTCCAGGGACTCAGCCTTGGCCGAATCGATGAAACCGCAGGTGTTGACCACCACCACATCGGCGTCCTGGTAAGTGGACACGACGTCATAGCCTTCCATACGCAGTTGCGTGAGGATGCGCTCGGAGTCGACGAGTGCCTTCGGGCACCCCAGGGAAACAAAGCCAACCTTGGGGTTGGCTTTTGCGATGGTGGTGGACATGTCTAACCTCGGTATTAAATGACGCCGCCAGTCGGGCACGACAAGGCGGTAGACGGGCGCTTGGTGCGCCTCTGATCAAAAAGTGCGCAATTCTAGCGACGGGCAGCGCACTTGACCAGCTTTATGCAGGGAAATGCGACGAGTGCTGCGCTGCAGGATTTGCGATTGCCTACGGATACTCTTCAGTCAGTGCTTGCACAACCTCAGCGGCATTCTTCGAGCCGTCTGTCGAAAACAGAAGGTGCCTTTTGGGGCATCTAATTTCCGATCGGAATCTTCCAGCGTTCAAACCTAGGTCAACAGAGTAGCTGAGCAGCGCCGACATCAGCTAGGCGAAGCACAGCACGTTAGTGAGTAGTGGGTGCTGAACCAGTGCCGCTTCGATCTGCGCGCCGTACTTGAAAAGATAAGCAAGCACACGGACTTGAAACTCCGCGTGCCGGACAGCTCATACACGCGGGTCAAAGCCCCGTTCTTCTACAGCCTGGCCACCGGCTACGAGGCGATGGACAGCCTGGCTCGGGTTTTCTCTATCGACGACTTGATCTGGCAGCAACAGGGCAACGGCGAAGTGTTCGTGGGCAAGTGGGCCGATAGCTTTTTCAGCGCCCGTGCGCCCCTGCAGCTGCCCACCGAGCTGTTCGACGGCTACCAGGACAACCAGAGCGCCATGATCGCGGCGCTCCCAGGCATGCGCCCAGGCGCGACAATCAACCAGGGCGAGCGGGTCACTTCGGTGACGCTGGCCGGCACTCAGATGGCATTGAAATGGAAGACGCAATAAAACGAGCGGTAGAACGCCAGTTTCCCGAATTGACCGGTGGCTATCACCTGCCACGGTTCGCCAAGGTGATTGCCGTGCCTGATGCACCTGCCGGCGCCGGCGTCTGTGACGACTTCCGGCCGCGCTTTGGCGTTGACCTGCAGGTGCTCGGCCCGGACGGAGAGGTGGACGCGAGCCTGCCGGTGCTGTCTGGCGTGCCGCTGCCTGTGCCGGTTGGTGGCGACGAAATGGGCTTCTATGCCTTCCCGGAGGAGGGCACCACGGTTGTGGTGTGCTTTGCGTATGGGTTGCCGCACAAGCCCTATATCCAGACGGTGCTGCCCCACGGCCTGACCCTGCCAAGTGTGCCGAAAGGCGACCAGGTGTGGCAGCACAGCGAAGCCTGCCAGCAGCGCGTCGACGCGGACGGCAACTGGCTACGCCAAACGGACGGCAAGATCCAGGACAAGGCGGTCCAGCGGGAAGTGGAGGCAATGGAGAACACCGAGAGCTTCCAGAGCCACACCAGGACGGTGGACGACCATTCAACCGAGTCAGTGGGTGGGATCAAGAAGATCGAGGCGCTGGGCGCACTCAAGCTGCTGTCAGGCGGATCTGCGAGCCTGGCGGCGGTGGATGATCTGCACCAGGCGACCGGACGGGATTTGAACCTGGTGGTGGGGCAGAAGCATAACGCCACGGTGGGTGGTGATATGGAGGAACGGATTCAGGGGCTGCGCGAGAGCGTTTCCGGGATTAGTCAGAGCATGGTCTCGCCAAAAAGCTGGGTTGGTTCTGTAGAGGTAAACTCGTTGAGAGTCTTATGCGAGTTGATTGACTTGGTATCTGAGATGAATCGCCTATTGTCGGTACACACGCACGCTCCTGGGTCAAGTCCAAGCCCATTGGACGCTAGTAGCTTCCAGAAGATGTCCGCTGATGCGACTTTGCTTTCCATAGGACTTAAGCATATAACCCTCTGAGGTGAAGCAGTGGATGCTTTTGCCACTATAGGGCTTGGGTGGTTGTATGCGGTTTAATAGTGCTGATATTGAAAGTCTGGTAAGTAGAAGTCTGGTTATTGAGTGCTTTGAAATTACTCTAATGCAGAATGTTGATGAGTCTCCATTTATATTCTGTGGTCCTGGAAGCATTGAAACTCAATCAGATGGGCAGCTTTCGTTAAAGATGTACGACACTACAAAGAAAAGCTCTATGAGCCAGATGATACGGTATGGGTTGTATAGTCAAACTGGAATTGTGCCTGAATCAGATTATTTTTCACTGCGTGCCATAGACTCTTCAGGAAATATTTGGGTGGCTCCGCGTCTCTATATATATGACGGGTTAAGGATGACTTCTCATGGAACCATAGTCGAGTTTCAAATTCCCGATATTCGTACTGAGCGTAGTCACCCTCGTTCAGATTTAGACGGGATTAGCATTGCCAGTGCTGTTATTGCTGGAAAATTTCGCATGCCGTTTAATAAGTGGCAAGACCAATCTGACGGTTCCAGTTCAGTATCTGCACTTGATTTTGAAATTGATGGAGCAAAATTAAAGCTTTCGCAGAAGGCTAAGCATTTGGAGCTTGAGGTTGAGAGCAGCATTAGGGAAATAGATCATGAGCTACTCATGACTATTTCTGAGTCGATCAGTATTGCAATTGGACGGGATGCGTGGCCTGCGTATTATAGGTTGTATAATAACGGTGTTACTAGGTCGTTCATTAGCGGAAGGCCGGATGTAAAGGGGCTTGGTATGATAAAGCCTCTTGTGGATGTATTTCCATATAAGATCGCTAAGTTAGTATCTTTCGTGAATTGCTATGTCAATAATCGTCAGGAGGAGCATCGTCATTTAGTATATTACTGGCGCCGCCTGTATCATGTTTCTAGTAGGATTGGAGATGTGGCTGCTTTAGTTTTGACTGTGAATATTGAAGGGCTTGTGAACAATTACTTTTCTGAGGGTAGGGTGCCTTCAGAACGTGTTTTGGGGGAGGTACGTCATAGCAAGAAACTAATAAAGTCTTTGAAGCTTCCAGGTAGTACTAATTCTCGCATTAAAAATGTATTGGGAGCTATGAAAAAGCTTAGCGCTCCTAATATATTAAGAGTATTGGAGAAGGAAGGTGTTATAGAAACTACTCATGTGAAAAGCTGGAATGATCTACGCCACTCACTCGCCCATGCCGGAAACTCAGAGTCGGACCCGGTGACTACCAATCAATTTTTTTTAGACATAGAAAGTTGTCTAGATTTGTTCTATAGATTAATTGGTTTGAGCGTTGGATATGACTCCTTTTTGGTCGAGGGTAGTGAGGACTTAAAGCCTGCGGATATAATGGTGGAAGAAAAGAAGGTGTAGCATGAGTATTAGTTGTCTGGTGCTGCAATGGAGTTCGTAGGAGTCCATCCTTGGCTCCTGCTTTCTATAAGTTTTGCTGCAGTGTTATGGTGTTTCTAGATCTTTTTTAAAGGCGTTGTATAAATCGTCTGGATGAGGGAAGTGTTCTTTACTTAAAAGGTATTGAGCAGAGCCGAAATCAAGTTGTTGGACGTTCATGAAACAAATTGGACCCTCTGATAGGAATCGAATTGTTTCTTGATGTGGCGGAAGTACAGGGGCGTCAGAGCTGAAATCTTTGTTAGATTGCTCGAAGTTTTCGGCTTCCCATAGTTCGGTGTTGTCATTATCTAATGTTATGCCATGCTGGAGTGTGCAGGTGCTATGTTTTCGTAAGTATGGTTGGTCGCCTTGAGTGTCTGTGTTTTGCCCGTATATAAAAATTAGAGGTGATTGGTCGTCTTGTATTTTTGGAATGTATACTACTATTGCGGCCAATTTGAACTGATATTTGGTATGGTTGTCGATGGTGTCCATAGTTAGGATGCCATCTTTCGAGAAGTCTACGATGCTAGCTAGACCAGAGCAGTGGCCGTTTATGAAGTCGCAACCATAGGTTATTTCGTCTCCCTGTATAAGCTGTAGAATGGAGTGCGCTTTCTTTGGTTCGCTTATCAAAAAAACATCTGGCGCAGTTACGTTTTTTATATTGTTTACTTGCAATGCATGAATCAGGCGCTCAACAGTAATAGCCTTTATTTTGTTGTCTAGCTCTCCATATACCGCTTTGGTAAGGCGATATGCCCGGTCTAAGTCTGTTCTGCCTTGGCCCTCTAAATATGGTGCGCCAATCACTGGGCCGAAGAAGTTATCAAGATCTGATAGGAGGTTGATTAGTACTCTTGAAACTTCGTTCTCCCGTAATAGTACTGCGCTATGTGTGATGCTATTTCTCCAGCCTTCAACTTTTAATAGAGTTTTTTTGAATTTGTCCGTCATGGCAAAGCCGCATATATCTTTGAGTCGGTCAATTGACTCTTTGAATGTTATGGTGTGTACGCCGTCGGCTTCGTATAGCTCGTTTATCGTTCCTTCCCTACGGCTTATAAATGCTTGTTTAAGCCTTGTGATGTCACTAAATAATAGGAGTTCGTTATTTTCTTTCAATGCAAGCTTGAAAAGTATTTCTATTCCATGCTGGATGGAAAGTACAGAGTCTTTTAACGCTGAGAAACGCAAGGGATCTTCCGCGCGCTCTCCAAGTAGGCGCTCGTATGTTTCCAAGTGGCTGTAGCCTTTTTTTAAAGAGTCAAGTCCATTTTCAATCAGCGAAATTCTCATTCGTCTTCCTAGATTTAAGGCTGTGGGATTAATTTTTTACAGTGATGATTGATCTGTATGCATAAATCGTCGCATGCAAAAGTGGTACGAAAAGCAATAGATATGTTAGTGGCTCACTTGTTTGCATGTGGATTTGGAGTCTGCCTTGCAGTCGTTAAACCGGCAACGGCGAGACGGTACATCAGGACATTTAACAACACAGAAGCGGTTCATTGAAAAAAAATAGTCATGAAAAGCACTTATCCCCCTCCCGCCGACGGGCTTTGCGTGCTTTTTTTGTGCAAAGCGGTGGGGTAGTGCAATCAACCCCGCAGCCCGCGCCGGCCGGGCGTCTTGTAGGGGAGCCAGCCTTTTCACTCATTGCAAAGATTTTCAGTGGAATGCAAAACATCTGCACGATCAGCCTGAGATCCTCCCAAATGCTGCAAACCCAAAGGCCCCCGGCCCGTGGGGACGAAAATTAGAAAATCCAGAAAATCAGAGATTTTTGTTTTTGGGTGTGATCCAAAAAGTGATGGGTAATTTATCTGGTCTGGTAACCGAAAAACCGGCAAAGCCCTTATAAACCGTGGCTTACAGAAGAGTACTGGTTCAAAGATTCTTTGCACTAATTGAACCCAGGGAGGCAGCATTAAAGTATGATGAATACTGTTTATATATACAGTAAGGATCTAGTTTAAATGTCTGTACCAATCGTTCCATGGATGGGCGGAAAACGCCGCTTGGCCGACCGACTTATCCCGCTTTTCCCTCCCCATGAATGCTATGTCGAAGTCTTTGCCGGCGGCGCCGCGCTCTACTTCATGCGTCCGCAGGCCGCACCAGTTGAAGTCCTCAACGATATAAACGGTGACCTGGTGACGCTTTACCGAGTTGTGCAAAACCACCTGGAAGAGTTCGTGCGCCAGTTCAAGTGGGCAATCAGCTCGCGGCAGGTGTTTGAATGGCAAAAAATGACTCGCCCCGAAACCCTCACTGACATCCAGCGAGCTGCCCGTTTCTTCTACCTGCAGCATCACGCCTTTGCGGGCAAGGTCTCCGGCCAGTCGTTCGGCACCGCTACTACAGCCCCTGCCATCAACCTGCTGCGGATCGAGGAGAACCTATCTGCCGCGTGGCAACGCCTATCTGGCACCTACGTGGAGAACCTGTCCTGGTTGGAGTGTGCGGAGCGCTATGATCGCGCCCACACCTTCCATTACATGGACCCGCCTTACTGGCAGACCGCAGGTTACGGAGTGGACTTCGCATTTGATAACTACGAGCGCATGGCCGACTTTATGCGGCGCTGCAAGGGCAAGGTCATGGTCAGCATCAACGACCACCCGGACATTCGTCGGGTGTTTGAGGGCTTTCATTTTGAGACCGTAGACATTCGGTACAGCACGACCAACCAGCGGCAGGGGAAGGCTGAGGTCAGCGGTGAGCTGGTGATAATGAACTGGGAGCCAGCGGCTTTGGGCGGGTTGTTCTGATCGAAGGGAGGGCAGTGGATTAATGTGTAGGGTGAATATCTTTAGGGCACCCCAGGGAAACAAAGCCAACCTTGGGGTTGGCTTTTGCGATGGTGGTGGACATGTCTAACCTCGGTATTAAATGACGCCGCCAGTCGGGCACGACGAGGCGGTAGACGGGCGCTTGGTGCGCCTCTGATCAAAAAGTGCGCAATTCTAGCGACGGGCAGCGCACTTGACCAGCTTTATGCAGGGAAATGCGACGAGTGCTGCGCTATGCTTCGCGCCGTTGCCCATAGGTAAAACGCCAAGGTCAATAAAACGTCTGTTACGAGAAGTAAAACAGCGCATGCTAGGGTCAGCTTAGAAGCGTTGTTTATAAGAGACCTCAGGTCAAAGGGCAGGAGTGGTTGATGGGTCAGGCAAGTAGTCCGGCGGCAGGCGCCGCGCATTCCACTGCAAAGCCGATTGGCATGCTGGTGGCAGCGGTCGGGGTGGTTTATGGCGATATTGGGACCAGCCCGCTCTACACCCTTAAAGAGGTGTTCAACGGTGGTTATGGGGTTCAGGTCAACCATGACGGTGTGCTGGGTATCCTGGCGCTGATCTTCTGGTCGCTGATCTGGGTGGTATCGATCAAGTACATGTTGTTCGTGCTGCGCGCCGACAACCAGGGCGAGGGCGGCATCATGGCGCTGACTGCCTTGGCGCGTCGGGCGGCGGGGGAGCGCAAGAAGCTGCGCAGCTTCCTGGTGGTGTGCGGCCTCTGCGGGGCGGCGTTGTTCTACGGCGACAGCATGATCACCCCGGCGATTTCCGTGTTGTCGGCGGTGGAAGGCCTGGAACTGGCATTCGACGGCCTGGAGAAATGGGTCGTGCCCATCGCCCTGGTCGTGCTGGTGGCGCTGTTCCTGATCCAGAAACACGGCACCGACCACATCGGCAAGCTGTTCGGGCCGGTGATGGTGACCTGGTTCCTGGTGCTGGGCGGTCTCGGTGTGTATGGCATCACCTTGCACCCGGAGGTGCTCAATGCCATGAACCCGATCTGGGCCGTGCGCTTCTTCCAGGCCCATCCCGGCATCGGCGTGGCGATCCTCGGCGCGGTGGTGCTGGCACTGACCGGCGCCGAAGCGCTGTATGCCGACATGGGCCACTTTGGCCGTAAACCCATCGCCCGTGCCTGGTTCATGCTGGTGCTGCCGGCGCTGGTGCTCAACTATTTCGGCCAGGGCGCGATGTTGCTGGGCGACCCGGAAGCCGCGCGCAACCCGTTCTATCTGCTGGCGCCGAGCTGGGCGTTGATCCCGCTGGTGGTGCTGTCCACCCTGGCCACGGTGATTGCGTCCCAGGCGGTCATCTCCGGTGCGTTCTCGCTGACGCGCCAGGCGATCCAGTTGGGCTACATCCCGCGCATGCATATCCAGCACACCTCCAGTGCCGAGCAGGGCCAGATCTACATCGGTGCGGTGAACTGGTCGCTGATGGTCGGCGTGATTTTGCTGGTGCTGGGCTTCGAGTCCTCCAACGCACTGGCTTCGGCCTACGGCGTGGCGGTGACCGGCACCATGTTGATGACCACCATCCTGGTATCGGCGGTGATGCTGCTGCTGTGGAAATGGCCGCCGATCCTGGCGGTGCCGGTATTGGTCTGCTGCCTGTTGGTCGACGGCCTGTACTTTGCTGCCAACGTACCGAAGATCATCCAGGGCGGCGCCTTCCCGGTGCTGGCGGGGATCGTGCTGTTCATCCTGATGACCACCTGGAAGCGCGGCAAGCAATTGCTGGTGGACCGCCTCGACGAAGGCGGCCTGCCGTTGCCGATCTTTATCAGCAGCATCCGCGTGCAGCCGCCCCATCGCGTGCAGGGCACCGCGGTGTTCCTCACCGCCCGCCCGGACGCCGTGCCCCACGCGCTGTTGCACAACCTGCTGCATAACCAGGTGCTGCATGAGCAAGTGGTGCTGCTGACAGTGGTGTATGAAGATATTCCTCGGGTGCCGGTGGAGCGGCGCTTCGAGGTGGATTCGTTTGGCGACGGCTTCTTCCGCGTGATCCTGCATTTCGGTTTTACCGATGAGCCGGATGTGCCTGAGGCGCTGAAACTGTGCCACCTGGATAACCTGGATTTCAGCCCGATGCGCACCACCTACTTCCTCAGCCGCGAGACCGTGATCGCGTCGAAGATCGAAGGCATGGCGCGCTGGCGCGAAAGTCTGTTCGCCTTCATGTTGAAGAATGCCAACGGCAACCTGCGCTTCTTCAAACTCCCTGTAAACCGCGTGATCGAGCTGGGCACCCAGGTCGAAATGTAGGTTTTTGCAGCACGGGGGCCGGCAATCGGCCCCCGCTTGATGTTCTGAACCCTGTGCAAACCACCGTTGTCGACTAGGCTCTAAACACTGTTGAACAGTGCCCATAGAACCCAGAAGAGGTGCGCCATGAGTCAGCTGCTCGAACCCTATACCCTGCGCCAATTGACCCTGCTCAACCGCATCGCGGTATCGCCGATGTGCCAGTATTCGTCCGATGACGGCTTGGCCAATGACTGGCACCTGGTGCACCTCGGCAGTCGTGCCGTGGGTGGCGCAGGCCTGATCTTCACCGAAGCCACCGCCGTGACCGCCGACGGCCGTATCACCGCCCAGGACCTGGGCCTGTGGAATGACGCACAGATCGAACCATTGCAACGCATCACCCGTTTTATCGCGGCCCAGGGCGCGGTGGCCGGGATTCAACTGGCCCACGCCGGGCGCAAGGCCAGCACCCATCGGCCGTGGATCGGCAAGCATGGCAGCGTCAAGCCGGAGGACGGCGGCTGGGTGCCGGTGGGGCCATCGCCGATTGCCTTCGACCCTCAGCACACCCAACCCAGGCAACTCGATGAAGCGCAGATCCAGCAGGTGATCGCCGACTTTGTCGCCGCCGCCAAGCGTGCCTTGACCGCAGGTTTTGAAGTGGTGGAAATCCATGCCGCCCATGGTTACCTGCTGCATCAATTTCTCTCGCCGATCAGCAATCAGCGCCAGGATCTGTACGGCGGATCGTTTGAAAACCGCATCCGCCTGGTCTTGCAGGTAACCCAAGCGGTGCGCGACGTCTGGCCGCAAGAGCTGCCGCTGTTTGTGCGAGTATCGGCCACCGACTGGGTCGAAGACGGCTGGAACCCTGACGAAACCGTGGAATTGGCGCGCCGCCTCAAGGACCTCGGCGTGGATTTGATCGACGTCTCGTCCGGTGGTACCGCCGCCAATGCCGAGATTCCTACCGGCCCCGGCTACCAGACGCGCTTCGCCGAGCGGGTGCGCAAGGAATCGGGGATCGCCACCGGCACCGTTGGCATGATCACCGAACCGGCCCAGGCCGAGCACATCCTGCGCACCTGTCAGGCCGACATCATCTTCCTCGCCCGTGAGTTGCTGCGCGACCCGTACTGGCCGCTGCATGCCGACGATGACTTGGGTGGGCGCAAGGCGATCTGGCCGGCGCAGTACCAACGGGCGACGCATCGGGACCAGCCGATCCATGAGTCGGACCTGCGCGACTGACCCCTTGTGTCGAGTCGAAACCCACCGCAACAGGTGGGTTTTTTACAGGCTGCGCCGCCAGCTTGGCCACGCCCACAAGGTGGCCGCCCGCAGCAACCATTCCAACGGCCCGTAGGGATGACTGCGCAGCCAGCGTGCGCTGCACCACCGTTGCAAGGCAAAGATCCCCAGCACCACGGGCAGCATCAGCAGCGGTTCGAGCCGGTTGATCAAGCCTGCGCCATAACCGCTGAACAGCACCCCCAACAGCGCCGATTGCAGCAGGTAGTTACTCAGGGCCATCTTGCCCATGGGCGCCAACCACTGGCATAAGCGGGCGCCGGCGGCAGTGCTGAACAGTGCCAGCATCGACATCGCATAGGCCGCGCTCAACAGCGGTGCGGTGAGTTGGCCGAGGCCAAAGGCGAAGGTTTCGAGGCCGCCGCCGGGTGCATAGGCGGCGCTCACGGCATAGATCAGCGCACCCGGCAGGCCCACGGCAAGTGTGATGAGCAGCAGGCGCCGCAGGTGCGGTTCCCAGCGATAAGGTGTGACCAGTAATTGGTTGCGCCCAGCGGCATAACCGAAGAAGAACATCGCCAGGGCGCTCGGTCCTTGCAGCAGCCATAACGCCTGCACGGTCTGCCACAGGTGAGCACTGTGAAAGCGCAAGGTCTCCAGGGCACTGCCGCTGAATGCCGCGAGTTTGGTCGAGGCCTCACTGCTCGAGGTCGCGCTGAAGTCGCCGGCCAGCGCTTGCAGCACGCCGAGCGCCATCCATGCCGAACAGGCAACCGTTACCAGGCCGACGCCCCAGCGACATGCCGTGGCCGGCGACAGATTGCGCGCCGCCAGCAGCACCAGGCCAAGCAATGCGTAGGTGGACAGAATTTCGCCATAGTAGAGCAGGGCGCCGTGGGCGACGCCCAGGGCCAGCAACGCCAGTTGCCGGCGCACCATGCGCGGTACAAACGCCGCCTCGGCGCGTTCTGCGGCGGCCATCTGCAAGGTAAAGCTGTAGCCGAACAGAAAGGAAAACAGCAGGTAGAACTTGGTTTCGAACAGCAGTGAAATCCCCAGGCGCACCCAGTGATCGGCCGTACTCGCGTAGTCGGGATTGCTGAGGGGCGAGGCGTAGTAAGGGTCGGCAAATGCACAAATGTTCACCACCAGGATGCCCAGCAGCGCAAAACCGCGCAACGCGTCGACGTGTATCAGGCGTGTCGGCGTCATGTTCAACGGCCTTGCAGCAGGTGCACCACCAAGCCGCGCAGCACGTCAGTCTGTTGGTCTGGGTGGAAGTCCGCATCGGCCGCCACCCGGGCAAACATGCCATCGATCAGGGTAACCACCCAACTGGCCGCCTCCGGCGCGGTCAACGAGGTGTGCAGTTGCCCGGCGTTCTCGGCGGCCTTGATCAGCGCCTCCAAGCCTTCGCGCAGGTAGCGGTCGTTGGCCTTCATCAAGTGTGCGACGGCCTCATCGCGGTGGCCCAATGCCGAGATTTCCAAGGCCAGGCCCGCGTAATGGCGGTCGCAGGCCAATTCACAGGTGTAGTCCACAAACGCCAGCAGTGCGGCCATCGGATCTGCGGCGGCAGCCAAGGGCGCCATGCCTTGTTTGATCTGCTCGCCTTCGCGGGCCACCAGTGCCAACAGCAGCTCGTATTTACTTGCGAAATAGTGGAACAGGTTGCCGGCGCTCATCCCGGCGGCGGTGCAGATGTCGGCCGTGCGCGTGGCGACAAAGCCGGCTTCGGCAAAACAGCGCGAAGCGGCATCGAGCAGGGCCATGCGTTTGTTTTCACGTTGTTGCGGATCGACGGTACGCATGCTCGCCTCATTGATTAATTGAGTGGTCACTTAATTAAATGGCGAGTAGGAAAAATCTGCAAGCTTTTTGCTCAAAACCAATTATTTAAGTGATTACTCTAAAAAAGTCGCACGCTTGGCGAGATCGTTTCTACGCTTAGGGTACGTCTGATTTCTGGCCCAGGGAGTCAGTCGGTTCGCTCACTGAGGCATTGCGCTTCACGGGAGGCAGGTGATGGGCATCAGGAACAGTTGATTGAAATCAGGAGTAGTAGTCCATGGCCAAGTCCTATGGGGTTGCGGGTGCGGTTGCGTTTTTTCTGACCCGCAGAGTGTCGTTGCGGGGTCGAAGGTTGAGCTCGGATGAGGCCGAATTGCTGGCGCAGTACCGCGCCCTGACCGAGAACGATCAAGTGGCGATGCGGTATCTGATTGGGGCAATGAAAAGTGTGTCGCGCTTTTAGATCCAACGTGTGGCGAGGGAGCAGGCTCTCTCGCCACAGCTCAGTTGATCAGGTGTACTTGCGCTGCTCCGGCGCCGGTGGGAAGTACTGGTACAGCCAGGTTTCACTCAGGGTGCGGTCCTGGGTGCGGATGAACAGGCGCAGTTCCACCGGGTCCACACTGTCGCTGGTCGGGTACCAGTCGAACAGGATGCGGTAGCCCTTGATGTTATCCAGCACCAGTACGCTGAAATCCTTCACCTCACCGTGGGAGCAGGTCACCACCGGCTCGATCCCGGTGCCCGGTGGCAGGCGATCGAGGCCGCCGCCCTTGAAGTCCACGGCAAAACGGCGCGCCCACACCGGCGGGTAATGCTCGCCCGGTGCCCAGCCCTCGGTGAAGCCCCCCATGCCGGAACGGGTCGCGTCGACCTGGGCCAACGGCGTACTCACCGGGGGCAGGGCGCTCCAGTACAGTTTGTAGCCGTAGTTGAGGGAGTCGCCGGCGGCCACGGGTTTTTTCGGGGTCCAGAAGGCCACGATGTTATCC
Proteins encoded in this region:
- a CDS encoding DNA adenine methylase, with protein sequence MSVPIVPWMGGKRRLADRLIPLFPPHECYVEVFAGGAALYFMRPQAAPVEVLNDINGDLVTLYRVVQNHLEEFVRQFKWAISSRQVFEWQKMTRPETLTDIQRAARFFYLQHHAFAGKVSGQSFGTATTAPAINLLRIEENLSAAWQRLSGTYVENLSWLECAERYDRAHTFHYMDPPYWQTAGYGVDFAFDNYERMADFMRRCKGKVMVSINDHPDIRRVFEGFHFETVDIRYSTTNQRQGKAEVSGELVIMNWEPAALGGLF
- the rimO gene encoding 30S ribosomal protein S12 methylthiotransferase RimO; protein product: MSTTIAKANPKVGFVSLGCPKALVDSERILTQLRMEGYDVVSTYQDADVVVVNTCGFIDSAKAESLEVIGEAIKENGKVIVTGCMGVEEGNIRNVHPSVLAVTGPQQYEQVVNAVHEVVPPRQDHNPLIDLVPPQGIKLTPRHYAYLKISEGCNHSCSFCIIPSMRGKLVSRPVGDVLDEAQRLVKSGVKELLVISQDTSAYGVDVKYRTGFWNGAPVKTRMTELCEALSSLGVWVRLHYVYPYPHVDELIPLMAAGKILPYLDIPFQHASPKVLKAMKRPAFEDKTLARIKNWREICPELIIRSTFIVGFPGETEEDFQYLLDWLTEAQLDRVGCFQYSPVEGAPANLLDLAVVPDDVKQDRWERFMAHQQAISSARLQLRIGKEIEVLIDEVDEQGAVGRCFFDAPEIDGNVFIDDASGLKPGDKVWCTVTDADEYDLWAEKRD
- a CDS encoding potassium transporter Kup; translation: MGQASSPAAGAAHSTAKPIGMLVAAVGVVYGDIGTSPLYTLKEVFNGGYGVQVNHDGVLGILALIFWSLIWVVSIKYMLFVLRADNQGEGGIMALTALARRAAGERKKLRSFLVVCGLCGAALFYGDSMITPAISVLSAVEGLELAFDGLEKWVVPIALVVLVALFLIQKHGTDHIGKLFGPVMVTWFLVLGGLGVYGITLHPEVLNAMNPIWAVRFFQAHPGIGVAILGAVVLALTGAEALYADMGHFGRKPIARAWFMLVLPALVLNYFGQGAMLLGDPEAARNPFYLLAPSWALIPLVVLSTLATVIASQAVISGAFSLTRQAIQLGYIPRMHIQHTSSAEQGQIYIGAVNWSLMVGVILLVLGFESSNALASAYGVAVTGTMLMTTILVSAVMLLLWKWPPILAVPVLVCCLLVDGLYFAANVPKIIQGGAFPVLAGIVLFILMTTWKRGKQLLVDRLDEGGLPLPIFISSIRVQPPHRVQGTAVFLTARPDAVPHALLHNLLHNQVLHEQVVLLTVVYEDIPRVPVERRFEVDSFGDGFFRVILHFGFTDEPDVPEALKLCHLDNLDFSPMRTTYFLSRETVIASKIEGMARWRESLFAFMLKNANGNLRFFKLPVNRVIELGTQVEM
- a CDS encoding NADH:flavin oxidoreductase/NADH oxidase: MSQLLEPYTLRQLTLLNRIAVSPMCQYSSDDGLANDWHLVHLGSRAVGGAGLIFTEATAVTADGRITAQDLGLWNDAQIEPLQRITRFIAAQGAVAGIQLAHAGRKASTHRPWIGKHGSVKPEDGGWVPVGPSPIAFDPQHTQPRQLDEAQIQQVIADFVAAAKRALTAGFEVVEIHAAHGYLLHQFLSPISNQRQDLYGGSFENRIRLVLQVTQAVRDVWPQELPLFVRVSATDWVEDGWNPDETVELARRLKDLGVDLIDVSSGGTAANAEIPTGPGYQTRFAERVRKESGIATGTVGMITEPAQAEHILRTCQADIIFLARELLRDPYWPLHADDDLGGRKAIWPAQYQRATHRDQPIHESDLRD
- a CDS encoding phage baseplate assembly protein V — its product is MEDAIKRAVERQFPELTGGYHLPRFAKVIAVPDAPAGAGVCDDFRPRFGVDLQVLGPDGEVDASLPVLSGVPLPVPVGGDEMGFYAFPEEGTTVVVCFAYGLPHKPYIQTVLPHGLTLPSVPKGDQVWQHSEACQQRVDADGNWLRQTDGKIQDKAVQREVEAMENTESFQSHTRTVDDHSTESVGGIKKIEALGALKLLSGGSASLAAVDDLHQATGRDLNLVVGQKHNATVGGDMEERIQGLRESVSGISQSMVSPKSWVGSVEVNSLRVLCELIDLVSEMNRLLSVHTHAPGSSPSPLDASSFQKMSADATLLSIGLKHITL